One part of the Magallana gigas chromosome 5, xbMagGiga1.1, whole genome shotgun sequence genome encodes these proteins:
- the LOC105326602 gene encoding hydroxylysine kinase isoform X1, with product METRRPDISISDVQHILTEICHWKIHKIDRLDSFEDRNFMVKYENAEASKSKEELKAMVKIVHSKNFCQQKVEAERRVMDHLKNEGFVCTSCLPFPNGKWHYHTDDGKHVFRLFSFIPGVTLKSCLHLIDNKSMLLDLGSFVGKLHRSLQKVKESIVVEDRPTDPWILKNSSILRNLLKEIQGTSEEKERLILNTLENFDHDVMTSFDDLPKGVTHNDIHDLNIIVNYHDGKLQSLECNTEENGVKAKFGLIDFNDVAVSPYLFEVAMVIRDLTVDIEDVPHLEIGAYFLTGYTEVSPISAKELQLLPYCIQTGLCQYIVVGESEFQKQPDNEYTRLGADNAWTVLQKLQHITNSDISKTWERIMNS from the exons atggaaaCAAGAAGGCCAGATATATCCATAAGCGATGTGCAACATATACTAACTGAAATATGTCATTGGAAAATTCACAAGATCGATCGTCTGGACTCTTTCGAAGACAGAAACTTTATGGTGAAGTACGAAAACGCAGAGGCGTCAAAATCAAAGGAAGAATTGAAAGCGATGGTGAAAATCGTTCATTCGAAGAACTTCTGCCAACAAAAAGTGGAAGCGGAGAGAAGGGTTATGGATCATCTGAAAAACGAGGGATTCGTTTGTACCTCTTGTTTACCATTTCCTAACGGAAAATGGCATTACCATACag ATGATGGTAAACATGTTTTCCGATTGTTCTCATTTATTCCTGGGGTAACTCTGAAGAGCTGTCTACACCTAATTGACAATAAAAGTATGCTATTGGATTTGGGCAGCTTCGTTGGTAAACTTCACAGGTCTCTACAG AAGGTTAAAGAGTCAATAGTCGTGGAGGATAGGCCAACAGATCCCTGGATTCTGAAGAACTCCTCCATTTTACGCAATTTGCTTAAAGAAATTCAG GGCACATCAGAAGAAAAAGAGCGTTTGATATTAAATACCCTTGAAAACTTCGACCATGATGTTATGACGTCATTTGATGATCTACCAAAAG GTGTAACTCACAACGACATTCATGATCTTAATATTATTGTAAATTACCATGATGGAAAGTTACAATCATTAGAATGCAACACGGAAGAAAATGGCGTGAAAGCAAAATTCGGACTCATCGATTTCAACGATGTAGCCGTTTCACCATATTTGTTTGAGGTTGCCATGGTGATAAGAGATTTAACGGTAGATATCGAGGATGTCCCACATCTGGAAATCGGGGCTTATTTTCTGACCGGATATACAGAGGTATCCCCAATTTCTGCAAAGGAATTGCAGTTATTGCCGTATTGTATTCAGACTGGTCTTTGCCAGTACATAGTGGTTGGAGAGAGTGAATTTCAAAAACAACCGGACAATGAGTACACTCGACTAGGAGCTGATAATGCCTGGACTGTGCTTCAAAAGCTTCAACATATCACCAATTCCGATATATCGAAAACCTGGGAAAGAATCATGAACTCCTGA
- the LOC105326602 gene encoding hydroxylysine kinase isoform X2 has protein sequence METRRPDISISDVQHILTEICHWKIHKIDRLDSFEDRNFMVKYENAEASKSKEELKAMVKIVHSKNFCQQKVEAERRVMDHLKNEGFVCTSCLPFPNGKWHYHTDDGKHVFRLFSFIPGVTLKSCLHLIDNKSMLLDLGSFVGKLHRSLQVKESIVVEDRPTDPWILKNSSILRNLLKEIQGTSEEKERLILNTLENFDHDVMTSFDDLPKGVTHNDIHDLNIIVNYHDGKLQSLECNTEENGVKAKFGLIDFNDVAVSPYLFEVAMVIRDLTVDIEDVPHLEIGAYFLTGYTEVSPISAKELQLLPYCIQTGLCQYIVVGESEFQKQPDNEYTRLGADNAWTVLQKLQHITNSDISKTWERIMNS, from the exons atggaaaCAAGAAGGCCAGATATATCCATAAGCGATGTGCAACATATACTAACTGAAATATGTCATTGGAAAATTCACAAGATCGATCGTCTGGACTCTTTCGAAGACAGAAACTTTATGGTGAAGTACGAAAACGCAGAGGCGTCAAAATCAAAGGAAGAATTGAAAGCGATGGTGAAAATCGTTCATTCGAAGAACTTCTGCCAACAAAAAGTGGAAGCGGAGAGAAGGGTTATGGATCATCTGAAAAACGAGGGATTCGTTTGTACCTCTTGTTTACCATTTCCTAACGGAAAATGGCATTACCATACag ATGATGGTAAACATGTTTTCCGATTGTTCTCATTTATTCCTGGGGTAACTCTGAAGAGCTGTCTACACCTAATTGACAATAAAAGTATGCTATTGGATTTGGGCAGCTTCGTTGGTAAACTTCACAGGTCTCTACAG GTTAAAGAGTCAATAGTCGTGGAGGATAGGCCAACAGATCCCTGGATTCTGAAGAACTCCTCCATTTTACGCAATTTGCTTAAAGAAATTCAG GGCACATCAGAAGAAAAAGAGCGTTTGATATTAAATACCCTTGAAAACTTCGACCATGATGTTATGACGTCATTTGATGATCTACCAAAAG GTGTAACTCACAACGACATTCATGATCTTAATATTATTGTAAATTACCATGATGGAAAGTTACAATCATTAGAATGCAACACGGAAGAAAATGGCGTGAAAGCAAAATTCGGACTCATCGATTTCAACGATGTAGCCGTTTCACCATATTTGTTTGAGGTTGCCATGGTGATAAGAGATTTAACGGTAGATATCGAGGATGTCCCACATCTGGAAATCGGGGCTTATTTTCTGACCGGATATACAGAGGTATCCCCAATTTCTGCAAAGGAATTGCAGTTATTGCCGTATTGTATTCAGACTGGTCTTTGCCAGTACATAGTGGTTGGAGAGAGTGAATTTCAAAAACAACCGGACAATGAGTACACTCGACTAGGAGCTGATAATGCCTGGACTGTGCTTCAAAAGCTTCAACATATCACCAATTCCGATATATCGAAAACCTGGGAAAGAATCATGAACTCCTGA
- the LOC105326588 gene encoding perlucin, translated as MSIYAMHKLRSTICFICFIILTKAEINMRNASFYTMGGSFSHLLNPAVYMTSPSVINSCSLCLDNPDCSSFLYNTKTQQMQTLASIGTPIGTADRDWQYYILKKEPRVCEGGWEKFEESCYLFSLSSGTWDSGKTFCEGEGGHLVEISSLAEDNFIRDYVRNRGLIAYETRDSWIGGTDVDVENTFVWTGSGQTFTYINWGPGNPDNSGGNQHCVILFQESDYKWHDTQCTNTNSYICEK; from the exons ATGTCGATATATGCGATGCATAAGTTAAGATCAACGATTTGTTTCATATGTTTTATAATTCTCACAAAAGCTGAGATAAACATGAGAAATGCAAGTTTCTATACCATGGGTGGGAGTTTTTCGCATCTTCTGAACCCTGCGGTGTACATGACTTCGCCATCTGTGATTAACAGTTGTTCGCTCTGTTTGGACAATCCGGACTGTTCTAGCTTTCTGTACAACACTAAAACACAACAGATGCAGACCTTGGCGTCCATTGGTACTCCAATCGGAACGGCCGACAGAGATTGGCAATATTACATCCTCAAAAAGG aaccTCGGGTATGCGAAGGCGGGTGGGAGAAGTTCGAAGAATCATGTTACCTATTTTCTCTCTCCTCTGGAACCTGGGACTCTGGAAAA ACATTTTGTGAAGGAGAGGGTGGACACTTGGTGGAAATAAGTAGCTTGGCCGAGGATAATTTCATCAGAGATTACGTCAGAAACAGGGGATTAATAG catATGAAACTCGCGATAGCTGGATTGGAGGAACGGATGTAGATGTAGAAAATACGTTTGTATGGACCGGAAGTGGTCAGACTTTCACGTACATCAACTGGGGACCAGGTAACCCGGATAATAGTGGCGGGAACCAGCACTGTGTCATTCTGTTCCAAGAATCGGACTACAAATGGCACGACACGCAATGCACCAACACTAATAGctatatatgtgaaaaataa